The Methyloceanibacter sp. wino2 nucleotide sequence CCAGCATGGTTTCGGGACGGGTCGTGGCGACGACGATGAAGGTCGATGGGTCTTCCGGATCGAAGGTCATGCCTTCGATCGGGTAGCGCAAATGCCACAAATGGCCCTTGCTCTCGACCTGCTCGACCTCGAGATCGGAGATCGCCGTCAGCAGCTGCGGGTCCCAGTTCACCAGGCGCTTGTCTTTGTAGATCAGCCCGGCGGCGTGCAGTTCCACGAAGACCTTGCGAACGGCCTTGGACAGGCCCTCGTCCATGGTGAAGCGCTGGCGCGACCAGTCGCACGAGCAGCCGAGCCGCTTGAGCTGGCCGATGATCGTGTTGCCGGACTCTTCCTTCCACTGCCAGATGCGCTCGATGAACTTCTCGCGGCCCAAGGTCCGCCGATTGGGTTCCTGCCGCTCCATGAGCTGGCGCTCGACGACCATCTGCGTGGCGATGCCGGCGTGGTCGGTCCCGGGCTGCCACAGGACGTCGCGCCCGCGCATACGCTCGAACCGGACCAGAACATCCTGCAGCGTGTTGTTGAGGGCGTGCCCCATATGCAGCGACCCCGTGACGTTCGGGGCGGAATGACGACTGCGAACGGCCGCGCGTCTTCGCGATCGCCGCGGCCTGCGGCGAATGCGCGCGCGCGCTCCCACGCTTCGTAAACGGGGCCTTCAAAATTCTTCGGTTGGTATGTCTTGTCGAGCATGGATAGTCGTGGACGCCTGGCTACGTAAGGTTCTAAAGAACCGCCCGGCACCGTGGTGCCGGGCGAAAAACTGCGCCTGCGGGTCCTACGACCGCTGCTTCCATGCTGTCAATGATCGTCTGTGCCGACGCGACGGTCTGCCCAGGTTTGGACGCGGATCAGTCCTGTCCGCGTTGCAGCGCGTCGGAGTCCAGTTCCTCACGGATCATGCGCGGCATGTTCTCGTTGAGCCACTCGCGCAGCATCGGACGAAGCATCTCTTTGATGCTGTCCTCCAAGGACTTGCCCCCAGGCGTCCCGTGCGGGACGGCGCCGTTGGTGGCCACCGCGACAGTTTCCTGCGCAATTTCCGCGACGGTCGGCGCGAAGACCGGCGCCGGAGCGGGCTCTACCGGCTCGGCATCCTGAGGCGGCCAGAACGGCGCACTCTCCGTCTCCTGCTCGGGCTCTGCCTCTTCGAGAACCATCGTGACCTCGGATTCGGCGTCCATCAGGACAAACTCGTCCTCGGCAGGCAGTTCCTCTTCGGCCGCGTCCTCCGCCATTTCCAAAACGGAATCAACGTCGGGATCGAGGTGCGTCTCCGTATCCGGTTCCGGCGTTTCCATCGGAACGGCCATCGGAATGTCGGTGGGAAGCGGGATAACACCGGTCGTCGGCTCTTCGGCTTCCGGTTCGGCTGGCGCCGGGGCAGTGAAACTCGGCATGGGCGCCGGGGCCGGCGTCGGAGACTGTCCGGCCTTGAGTGCCGCAATGGCGCGCTCAAGCGCGGTCGCGGCCTCCTCGCTGGCCGACAATTTGGGGGCCTCGGGGACTGCTTCGGCAACAGGCTCCGGGAGCGGCGGCGGCGCCATCGGCGGCATTTCGGGCGCAGCCGTCTCTTCCACCGGAAGCTCCATTTCCTCGGGCTCGGCCAACTCGGCGATTTCGACCGTTTCGAATACCTCTACCGTCTCGACAATCTCGACGGCCGCTTCAGGGACATCGGGCTCGAGGAGATCGGGCTCGAGAACGTCGGCCTGGGCATCGTCCAGCGCCAGGAGTTCCTCGCTGTCCTCAATCGAATCCACGAACTCGGGTGTCGTATCGACAACCTCGACTGCCTCAGGAAGCTCTTCGGGCTCCTCCTCGATAAGCTCCAGACCGCCCAGTTCGCCGGTGAGATCCATGATCTCCTCGTCTTCATTGGCCGGTGCGTCGCCGCCGGAAGTCAGAACACGGGCAATGTCGTCGATGATCTGGTTGTCGGCTTCGCCCTCAAGCCCCTCGTCTTCGGACTGGGCAGCGGCCTTGTCGGCCGGAGCCTTGCCTGTGTCATCGTCGGTGATGATCCGGCGGATGGAAGCAAGAATGTCTTCCATCGTCGGTTCAGGAGCGCGCTCGGTGCTGCTCATTACTTAATCCCTTGCCGCCTCTCAAACTGATACTGCCCGGCGGAAGTCCACCAGGGCCAATCCCAATCAATAACTTAACACAATGCTAACGGCCACGTCTCCGGTTGGCACGGACATTGAGGTCTATAGTTAACGTTGGGGCTGGGGATTTGTTCAGTTATCGGCTAGCGGCGGCTCGGGCGGCGCCAGGCCCCAGAGCTTATTCTTGATGATCTCGTAGTGCTCGAACGGATCGTAGTAAGGCACTGAAAGTCCCAGTGTTTGGGCATCCATCCGGCCGATTGCGCTATACAGCGAATACTCGGCAACGACCCGGTCGCGGAGCGCCGAAACAAGGCCGATCTGGGAGTTGAGGAGTTCACGCTGGGCGTCCAAGACATCCAGCGTGGTGCGCTGGCCGACCTTTTCTTCCTCGCGAACGCCCGTCAGGGCGATCTTGTTGGCACCAACGGCGGCCTCGGCGGAACGGATCGCCGGCCCCGACGACTGCAGAATGCCCCAGTTGGAGATGACGTCCGCATGGACGCTAAGGCGCGCATTCTCGACCTCGCGCTTCAACTGGTTATTGGTCTCTTTCGCCTGACGCACTCGGGCCGAGACGCCGCCGCCCTGATAGAGCGGGACGCTGAGGCGCCCGGTCACGGACGTGGTCTCGATATCGCTGATCGTGCTGCTCTGGTCGAACGCCTTCTCGTATTGGGCCTCGAGAGAGACCGAGGGGAGCAATTCGCCCATGATCCGCTCGACGGCGAAGAGCGATGACTCTTCGTTGTAAACGGCCGTCAGGATGACCGGATTCTCACCGTCTCCGAGGGTCATGGCTTCATCGAGCGAGTTCGGAAGTAGATGACGGATCGACGGCGGCGCCATCAGGGTGCCCGGCGGATGACCGATCACCTGCTCGTACGTCGCCCGGCTGATCTTCAGGTTGGCCTGAGCGGATGCCAAAGTCGCCAACGCTTCGGACCGCCGTGCTTCGGCCTGGGCCACATCGGTCCTCGTGACCTCGCCCACATCAAATCGGTCGCGCGTCGCCTTCAACTGCTCGGTCAGCACGCGCACGTCGTTCTCGCGAAGGCGCACCACCGCCTGGTCGCGAACCACGTTCACATAGGCAGTCGCGGCATCGAGGAGCACCGTTTGCTCGACCTGGCGCAAGGTCTCCCGCTGCGCCTGCACGAGGGACTTGGCCTCGCGGATGGCGTTCAAATTCTGAAAGCCGCCGAACAGCAGCTGCGAGAGCGTCAGGGCGTAGCCATGAGGATGCGTCACACCGCTCGACCCGACACCTCCGCCGAAGGAGGAGAGTACGTTCGCCCTGCCCCTCAGATTGCTGTTCTGATTGTTGTAAGCAGTCGATCCGGAACCGGTGATCGTCGGACGCAGACCGGACTTGGCCAGTGCGACTTGCTCATCGATCGCGCGCAACCGCGCACGTTCGGCATTTAGTACCGGATTGAGAAGATAGGCGTCGGCAAGCGCCTGTTCCAACGACTCGGCGGCGGCGGGCATCGACACCGTGCCCGCGACGAGACAAACACCAAGCGCAAAGATGCCGCGGCGCGACGACCGTGCCGCGCGGCCTAACCACAGCCACATACCCTGCAAACCAGACACTCTGTTTCCTGCTCCCAACGGTCAACGGAGCCCCGACCGTTGCCATGTCCCACAATAGAGCAAGCCAAGCGCCAAAAGATACCCAGGAACGGGTTGTCCACTCCCATTTCCGCAAAAAACTCAATGCACTGTGGGATCGACGCAACAGTGGCCATACGTCGCGTAAGCCGACATTATTTGTCCATGTTTCGCCGCCCGACGACGGCGGGCGAGCCCTCGTCCGCTGCGTAAAGCACTTGACCCGGCACAGGCGCGTGTTGTCTATCACCGCGGCGCCCCATGGGCCGTTACTTCCGATTAAGTTGTGGGGTTGTATTCCAAACCAAAGAGAGGCTGGACACGCGCGATAACTGCGCTAGAAAGTCCAGCCCGATGGCCACGTGGCGGAGTGGTGACGCAGCGGACTGCAAATCCGTATACCCCGGTTCGATTCCGGGCGTGGCCTCCAACAACCTGCAGGCGCTAGTGCCTAAGGTTTTGTTCCATCGACATTTTGCTTCTCGTCCTTGCGCCGGCTCCACCACACGGTGAGCTGACGCCGCCACCGGCGCACGGCCGGCAGATCCACGGACAGAACCAGGACTCCCAAGGGAATCATCCAGAAGCCGAGGACCGGCAGGAAGCCCAACAGGCCGCCGCCAACGAGAATCGTCCCCAATCCGATTCGCATGGGCTTGGATTTCGGCAGGTGAATGTGATGGTCGAAGATGCGGACCTTGGGGGCCATGCTTTGACGTGCCGGTTCTTGGCTGTGCGTGCGAGCCCAGCCACCTGGTTGAGAAATTGCCCAATTCGACTTGAACCGGACCGATGCCGGAGATAAGACCTCCCGGCGCGCGCGGCAACTATCACTAAGGTCCGTTTGTCGCTGGCGCGTAAAGCGCTGGAAAGCACGTCATCGTTTTGCTATCTAGCGCTTCGGCACGGCGCGCGACTGACCGCCCTGCCCTGATCCCCGGTAGCTCAGTTGGTAGAGCAAGCGGCTGTTAACCGCTGGGTCGCTGGTTCGAGTCCGGCCCGGGGAGCCACCTCTTTTCCGTAATTACAGACGCGCCCGCACAGGGCGTCCCGCGCGCAGATCTGCGTTCTGCCTTCAGGCGGCCGAGAACCGTGACTGCGATCGAATGCGGCCCGCAGGCGCAATGGTCTGCTCACCGCCGCCTGTCGTGGTGCAGTCGCCGGCGAATTCGACGCAATTGCGTCCGGACTGTTTCGCCCGGTACAGCGCCTTGTCGGCGCGCCTCAACAGCGCATCGAGACACGTCGTCTCCCCATCGCTAATTGCAATGCCAATGCTGACCGTCGTCTTCACCGGACGATCGGTGACGACTGCATCGGCGTCGCAGAAGGCCCTGCGCACAGCCTCCGCAGCATCGAGCGCAGACGCAACGTTCGTGTTCGTAAGGACCGCCGCAAATTCCTCACCGCCGTACCGCCCAAACTGCACATCGGGGCCC carries:
- a CDS encoding DUF2497 domain-containing protein, yielding MSSTERAPEPTMEDILASIRRIITDDDTGKAPADKAAAQSEDEGLEGEADNQIIDDIARVLTSGGDAPANEDEEIMDLTGELGGLELIEEEPEELPEAVEVVDTTPEFVDSIEDSEELLALDDAQADVLEPDLLEPDVPEAAVEIVETVEVFETVEIAELAEPEEMELPVEETAAPEMPPMAPPPLPEPVAEAVPEAPKLSASEEAATALERAIAALKAGQSPTPAPAPMPSFTAPAPAEPEAEEPTTGVIPLPTDIPMAVPMETPEPDTETHLDPDVDSVLEMAEDAAEEELPAEDEFVLMDAESEVTMVLEEAEPEQETESAPFWPPQDAEPVEPAPAPVFAPTVAEIAQETVAVATNGAVPHGTPGGKSLEDSIKEMLRPMLREWLNENMPRMIREELDSDALQRGQD
- a CDS encoding TolC family outer membrane protein, which gives rise to MSGLQGMWLWLGRAARSSRRGIFALGVCLVAGTVSMPAAAESLEQALADAYLLNPVLNAERARLRAIDEQVALAKSGLRPTITGSGSTAYNNQNSNLRGRANVLSSFGGGVGSSGVTHPHGYALTLSQLLFGGFQNLNAIREAKSLVQAQRETLRQVEQTVLLDAATAYVNVVRDQAVVRLRENDVRVLTEQLKATRDRFDVGEVTRTDVAQAEARRSEALATLASAQANLKISRATYEQVIGHPPGTLMAPPSIRHLLPNSLDEAMTLGDGENPVILTAVYNEESSLFAVERIMGELLPSVSLEAQYEKAFDQSSTISDIETTSVTGRLSVPLYQGGGVSARVRQAKETNNQLKREVENARLSVHADVISNWGILQSSGPAIRSAEAAVGANKIALTGVREEEKVGQRTTLDVLDAQRELLNSQIGLVSALRDRVVAEYSLYSAIGRMDAQTLGLSVPYYDPFEHYEIIKNKLWGLAPPEPPLADN